One window from the genome of Dermacentor silvarum isolate Dsil-2018 chromosome 7, BIME_Dsil_1.4, whole genome shotgun sequence encodes:
- the LOC119457548 gene encoding mediator of RNA polymerase II transcription subunit 29, with product MAAPMQGLPAGASVPPGGPPNPSMPPQHPNQQQAGHSSQSQTTEVKFDNVAKVKALVWSLKDALSNLVRVAATNIYHTAAVDNGVRANTSDESTPPRLDKAVEDFFSICNQIELNLRTIQECALQLRDSHQYLPVPVVATKPDPSNPQDGTLSYSQYINTIRAQVSFAKAVQDVLNEGARRINQPE from the exons ATGGCTGCTCCCATGCAGGGTTTGCCTGCCGGGGCCTCCGTCCCTCCTGGCGGACCTCCCAATCCATCTATGCCGCCTCAACATCCAAACCAGCAACAGGCAGGACACTCTTCGCAAAGCCAGACAACCGAGGTCAAGTTTGACAATGTGGCCAAAGTGAAAGCTCTAGTTTGGTCCCTGAAAGACGCGCTGTCG AATCTAGTGAGGGTAGCAGCTACAAACATATATCATACAGCTGCTGTGGACAACGGAGT GCGAGCGAACACATCAGACGAGTCGACGCCTCCTAGACTGGACAAGGCTGTCGAAGACTTCTTCTCGATTTGCAACCAGATCGAGCTGAATCTT CGTACCATCCAGGAATGTGCACTGCAGCTGCGAGACAGTCACCAGTACCTGCCTGTACCCGTTGTGGCAACAAAGCCTGACCCCAGCAATCCACAGGATGGCACGCTCTCTTACAGTCAGTACATCAACACCATCCGCGCACAGGTCAGCTTTGCCAAGGCTGTTCAGGACGTGCTCAACGAAGGTGCCCGAAGAATCAACCAGCCAGAATAG